From one Thermatribacter velox genomic stretch:
- a CDS encoding AzlC family ABC transporter permease, with product MNSFRRGLVTSCSIALGYFPAGATFGVLAVGSGFNPFEALSASMFIFAGASQFALLSTLSYGLLWSLLIPLLLNLRHVVYGVIMTRRVRIRYPLVTAFGLTDEVFVVAQEMNSERFLWGVQLGAYFSWVAGTAVGVFGGRFLFREGLLTSSMVFSLAGLFLVLLIPRIKGFGDGNFWSAIAGGIVALIFHLLGYTSWGIIAASFVGPLFAVYVENRRRETA from the coding sequence ATGAATTCTTTCAGAAGAGGACTGGTAACCAGTTGCTCCATAGCCCTGGGTTACTTTCCTGCTGGAGCAACCTTTGGTGTTTTGGCTGTGGGTTCCGGTTTCAACCCCTTTGAGGCCTTAAGTGCCTCGATGTTCATTTTTGCCGGGGCAAGCCAATTTGCTCTACTTTCAACTCTTTCTTATGGTTTGCTTTGGAGCTTACTCATACCGCTTCTTTTAAATCTGCGTCACGTCGTTTATGGTGTGATAATGACCCGAAGAGTCAGAATCAGGTACCCTCTGGTGACCGCTTTTGGACTCACCGATGAAGTTTTTGTCGTTGCTCAAGAGATGAACAGTGAGCGGTTTTTGTGGGGAGTTCAGTTGGGAGCCTATTTTTCCTGGGTGGCTGGCACCGCGGTCGGGGTTTTCGGTGGTAGATTTTTGTTTCGCGAAGGACTTTTAACCTCATCAATGGTTTTCTCTTTGGCTGGTCTTTTCTTAGTGCTCCTTATTCCTCGAATTAAAGGTTTTGGGGATGGTAATTTCTGGTCTGCGATTGCTGGAGGAATTGTTGCCCTAATATTCCATCTTTTGGGATATACTTCCTGGGGAATAATTGCAGCGTCTTTCGTGGGGCCGCTTTTTGCAGTATATGTTGAAAACCGAAGGAGGGAAACTGCTTGA
- a CDS encoding AzlD domain-containing protein — MTKEYLVIGVVALGTYLLRLLPVLFLKDREIPFLSGKVLDYVVTALLSALLVITFLELPVIFDRVLIGLVALSGVYLSYYKWRNIGFSVLVGVMVHFLLSNLLVFH, encoded by the coding sequence TTGACAAAGGAATATCTGGTGATTGGTGTTGTTGCTTTGGGAACCTATCTTTTGCGATTACTGCCAGTTTTGTTTTTAAAAGACAGGGAAATTCCCTTTTTGTCGGGAAAGGTTCTCGATTACGTAGTTACAGCTTTGCTTTCTGCTTTACTGGTAATCACTTTTTTGGAGTTGCCTGTAATTTTTGACCGGGTTTTAATTGGCTTGGTAGCTCTTTCTGGGGTGTACCTTTCGTACTACAAGTGGCGAAACATCGGTTTTTCTGTACTGGTGGGTGTGATGGTGCATTTTCTGCTTTCCAATCTGCTCGTTTTCCATTAG
- a CDS encoding cold-shock protein — translation MAQGTVKWFNAQKGYGFIESSEGGDVFVHYSAVEGDGFKTLIDGERVEFEVEQRAKGPQAVHVRRLG, via the coding sequence ATGGCACAAGGTACAGTTAAGTGGTTTAACGCCCAGAAAGGCTATGGATTCATCGAATCGAGCGAGGGCGGAGATGTTTTCGTGCACTACTCGGCAGTAGAAGGCGATGGCTTCAAAACTCTCATCGATGGGGAACGGGTCGAGTTCGAGGTTGAGCAGAGAGCTAAGGGTCCCCAGGCGGTTCACGTTAGAAGGCTTGGTTAG
- the glpK gene encoding glycerol kinase GlpK yields MAIDQGTTGTRVIFVDHEGNVVSSAYREIKQIYPHPGWVEHDPMEYWETTLICAEEAMKKAKIEPSQIAGIGITNQRETTVIWEKGTGKPIHNAIVWQCRRTAPLCEELKARGFEEKVRQKTGLTIDAYFSATKIKWILDKVPGAKERARQGELQMGCIDSWLMWKLSGGSAHVTDYSNASRTMLFNVQTLDWDQELLDALEIPREILPQPKPSSGTMATTSKQVFWGEEIPIAGVAGDQHAALFGQACFKPGMAKNTYGTALDMMMNIGEKFVLSQNGLLSDLAWGIEGKVEYALEGVVFIGGAAIQWLRDGLKIIENAAQSEAMAQAVPDTGDVYFVPAFTGVGAPYWDMYARGLIIGITRGTTREHIVRAALESMAYQTRDVLEAMVADSGQKLESLRVDGGAVKNNFLMQFQADILGVPVVRPVVTEMAAMGAAYLAGLGVGFWKSREEISSQWKIDRVFEPQMEPARREELYARWKKAVERAREWAL; encoded by the coding sequence ATGGCCATAGACCAGGGGACTACTGGTACCCGGGTTATTTTTGTCGACCACGAGGGTAACGTGGTTTCATCGGCCTACCGGGAAATAAAGCAGATTTATCCCCACCCTGGTTGGGTGGAACACGACCCCATGGAATACTGGGAAACCACCTTGATTTGTGCAGAAGAAGCTATGAAAAAAGCGAAGATTGAGCCCTCACAAATCGCTGGAATCGGCATAACCAATCAGCGTGAAACCACTGTAATCTGGGAAAAAGGAACTGGAAAGCCCATCCACAACGCGATTGTCTGGCAGTGTCGCAGAACTGCACCTCTCTGCGAAGAACTTAAGGCTCGGGGGTTCGAAGAAAAAGTTCGCCAAAAGACGGGCTTGACCATTGATGCCTATTTCTCAGCCACCAAAATAAAGTGGATTTTAGACAAGGTCCCGGGAGCAAAGGAACGTGCCAGGCAAGGAGAACTCCAGATGGGTTGCATTGACTCCTGGCTAATGTGGAAGTTAAGCGGTGGTTCTGCTCATGTCACCGATTATTCAAACGCTTCCCGTACCATGCTCTTCAACGTACAGACTTTGGATTGGGACCAGGAATTGCTCGACGCCTTAGAAATCCCTCGGGAGATTCTCCCTCAACCCAAACCCTCAAGTGGAACTATGGCCACAACCAGCAAACAAGTATTCTGGGGAGAAGAAATACCCATCGCTGGAGTGGCGGGAGACCAGCATGCAGCCCTTTTCGGACAGGCTTGCTTCAAACCCGGAATGGCCAAAAATACTTACGGTACTGCTCTGGATATGATGATGAATATCGGAGAAAAGTTTGTTCTTTCACAAAACGGATTACTTTCGGACCTGGCCTGGGGAATCGAGGGAAAAGTAGAGTATGCACTTGAAGGAGTGGTCTTCATCGGGGGAGCTGCCATACAATGGTTGAGAGACGGCTTGAAAATCATTGAAAACGCTGCTCAAAGCGAGGCCATGGCCCAAGCAGTTCCAGATACCGGGGACGTTTATTTTGTACCAGCCTTCACAGGCGTAGGAGCACCTTATTGGGATATGTATGCCCGTGGGCTGATTATCGGTATCACCCGGGGCACCACTCGTGAACATATAGTACGTGCCGCTCTTGAGTCCATGGCTTATCAAACCAGAGACGTGCTGGAAGCAATGGTGGCTGACTCAGGGCAAAAGCTGGAATCCCTTCGGGTGGATGGAGGAGCGGTCAAAAACAATTTCTTGATGCAATTCCAGGCTGATATCCTGGGGGTGCCAGTAGTAAGACCAGTGGTAACCGAAATGGCCGCTATGGGTGCGGCCTATCTCGCCGGGCTGGGAGTGGGTTTTTGGAAAAGCCGCGAAGAAATTTCCTCTCAGTGGAAAATTGATAGAGTTTTTGAACCGCAAATGGAACCTGCACGACGGGAAGAACTCTACGCCAGATGGAAAAAAGCCGTTGAGCGAGCCAGAGAGTGGGCACTATAA
- a CDS encoding zinc-dependent dehydrogenase: MKAAVMEAIGRLVVKDVPLPKVERGGMLIAVKACAICGSDVRTINYGSSHVHPPRILGHEVVGTILELGEGVSGYSIGEAVAVTPAIGCGKCDYCRSGHTNMCPDLETIGFEFDGGFAEIMAVPAKAVAQGHVNKLPPGLNFEKAVLAEPLACCINGQEPLSIGIGQSVVIIGAGTIGLFHTELAFVKGASRVFLADVVPEKLELAARLGKDLILVNSSKTNLVEKVLSETDGRGADVVIVACPVGEAQNQALQMVARRGRVSLFGGLPPEKSTGYLDSNLIHYKEVGVFGAHASTAPQNRLALSLLAGEKIGKAINYVTHVFPLEKIHDGLNVIKRGEALKVVIKP, encoded by the coding sequence ATGAAAGCCGCAGTAATGGAAGCCATTGGAAGGTTGGTGGTCAAAGACGTTCCCCTACCAAAAGTAGAAAGGGGAGGAATGTTGATTGCTGTTAAAGCATGTGCTATTTGTGGTTCGGACGTGAGGACTATAAACTACGGCAGCTCTCATGTCCATCCCCCGCGTATCTTGGGACACGAAGTAGTGGGTACCATACTGGAACTTGGAGAAGGAGTTTCCGGATATAGCATTGGAGAAGCAGTAGCAGTAACTCCGGCTATTGGTTGTGGAAAATGCGACTACTGCAGGTCGGGGCACACCAACATGTGCCCCGACCTGGAAACCATAGGTTTTGAATTTGACGGTGGTTTTGCTGAAATAATGGCAGTGCCAGCCAAGGCAGTAGCTCAAGGTCACGTTAACAAGTTGCCCCCTGGGTTGAACTTTGAAAAGGCAGTGCTGGCTGAGCCCCTGGCTTGCTGTATAAACGGTCAGGAACCGCTTTCCATAGGTATAGGACAAAGCGTGGTAATAATAGGTGCAGGAACAATTGGCCTTTTTCATACTGAATTAGCATTCGTGAAGGGAGCGTCCCGGGTCTTCCTTGCCGATGTGGTACCAGAAAAACTCGAGTTGGCAGCCAGGCTTGGTAAAGACTTGATTCTTGTCAACAGCTCAAAAACGAATTTGGTAGAAAAGGTTCTTTCAGAAACTGACGGTCGTGGTGCAGATGTGGTTATTGTGGCCTGCCCAGTCGGCGAAGCTCAAAACCAGGCCCTGCAGATGGTAGCACGAAGGGGCCGAGTGAGCCTTTTTGGGGGCTTGCCTCCCGAAAAATCAACCGGATATTTGGACAGCAACCTCATTCATTACAAAGAAGTAGGTGTTTTTGGTGCTCACGCCTCCACAGCACCGCAGAACCGTCTTGCGCTCAGCTTGCTCGCTGGAGAAAAAATTGGTAAGGCTATTAACTACGTGACCCATGTCTTTCCCCTGGAAAAAATACATGACGGTCTAAACGTCATAAAAAGAGGGGAAGCTCTCAAAGTGGTTATCAAGCCCTGA
- a CDS encoding galactitol-1-phosphate 5-dehydrogenase — protein sequence MAQKMKAVRLHAPGDLRVEEVEIPAPGDNQVLVKVRAVGVCGSDPGRVMKKGTYSYPTIIGHEFAGEIAEVGDKVKGFKSGDRVTVAPLIPCGTCDYCKTGKYNLCDNYSYYGSRTDGAMAEYVVVEECDLLKLPDQVDFESGACTDPASIALHAMLKSGMKVGDNVAVLGVGPIGLFAVQWAKIMGAKTVFAVDIMDEKLRVAEEVGADYLVNAKNTDPVKFILDKTGRGVQRVIELAGSKITQEQSIRLADKEGTIVFCGISYDDLVIPASTLDALLRKEVRLVGAWNSVFSPLPVNEWELSLHFMARGGLRCKPLISHRFSLDEAPEVFQRIWARSEFFNKVLFIPN from the coding sequence ATGGCCCAAAAAATGAAAGCAGTTCGTCTTCATGCCCCGGGAGACCTTCGAGTAGAAGAGGTAGAAATACCTGCTCCAGGAGATAATCAAGTCCTGGTCAAAGTGCGGGCAGTCGGTGTCTGTGGTTCAGACCCCGGGCGAGTCATGAAAAAGGGTACCTACTCTTACCCCACCATCATTGGGCACGAATTCGCCGGAGAAATTGCTGAAGTGGGAGACAAAGTGAAAGGGTTTAAGTCTGGTGACAGAGTAACGGTAGCGCCACTTATTCCCTGTGGTACATGTGATTACTGCAAAACCGGCAAATACAATCTCTGCGATAACTACAGTTATTATGGTTCGCGCACTGACGGCGCAATGGCAGAATACGTGGTGGTAGAAGAATGCGACCTTTTGAAGTTGCCTGACCAGGTAGACTTTGAATCTGGAGCCTGCACCGATCCTGCTTCGATTGCTCTCCACGCAATGCTTAAATCAGGTATGAAAGTCGGAGACAACGTTGCCGTTCTGGGAGTCGGCCCTATTGGCCTTTTTGCAGTGCAGTGGGCAAAAATTATGGGAGCGAAAACGGTATTTGCGGTAGATATTATGGATGAAAAGCTCCGGGTAGCAGAAGAAGTAGGTGCCGACTATTTAGTCAACGCCAAAAACACAGACCCGGTTAAGTTCATACTGGACAAAACTGGACGTGGAGTGCAGCGGGTAATCGAGCTGGCTGGATCCAAAATTACCCAGGAACAAAGCATACGCTTAGCGGATAAAGAAGGAACGATAGTCTTCTGTGGGATTTCCTACGATGACTTGGTCATACCTGCTTCTACTCTCGATGCTCTTCTCCGAAAAGAAGTCAGATTGGTCGGAGCTTGGAACTCGGTCTTTTCGCCTCTACCAGTAAATGAATGGGAGCTGTCCTTGCATTTCATGGCCAGAGGGGGGTTGCGCTGTAAACCTCTGATCAGTCACCGCTTCTCTTTAGACGAGGCACCAGAAGTGTTCCAGCGCATCTGGGCAAGAAGCGAATTTTTTAATAAAGTACTTTTCATCCCCAACTAA
- a CDS encoding ABC transporter permease, with protein sequence MLRREPAINKIMAKSNKTQIYNNMLNVYGAHITLLFLFCLFALLSPAFISLRNLENLLTQSSFIGILALGLLFVVISGGIDLSIASIFALSSTLCALWQHHGIYLGYVEELSFLFPIYLIFPACILIGAGIGLFNGIIITKFHVPDFIATLGTMITIRALSFSVTGGQTVFGVSEGTKFLGRGSIGWIPFPVLVWIILAILSQILLKYTAFGSELFAIGESEEAARFCGVKIGRDKIMAYVLSGAFAAFAGLLMTGRLDSGEPRVGDGYELLAIAAVVIGGAPLTGGRGNAIDTLSGVLVLGIISNILNLLGIHPYPQMIFNSLILLAAVILRSYLNRQEL encoded by the coding sequence ATGTTAAGGCGAGAACCAGCAATAAACAAAATAATGGCAAAAAGTAACAAAACGCAAATCTATAACAACATGCTTAATGTATACGGTGCCCACATTACACTGCTCTTCTTGTTTTGTCTTTTTGCTCTTTTGTCTCCCGCTTTTATTTCTCTAAGAAACTTGGAAAATTTATTAACACAAAGCAGTTTTATCGGTATCCTGGCCTTAGGGCTCTTGTTTGTGGTTATCTCTGGAGGAATAGATTTATCCATTGCTTCAATTTTTGCTTTATCTTCAACACTGTGTGCTCTCTGGCAACATCACGGAATATATTTAGGATATGTTGAAGAGCTATCTTTTCTTTTTCCAATCTACTTAATTTTTCCAGCTTGTATTCTCATAGGAGCCGGCATAGGCTTGTTTAACGGCATTATAATAACAAAGTTTCACGTTCCAGACTTTATAGCCACATTAGGAACCATGATAACAATAAGGGCACTATCTTTTTCCGTAACCGGAGGCCAAACTGTATTTGGCGTTTCTGAAGGAACCAAATTCTTAGGCAGAGGATCGATAGGCTGGATTCCTTTTCCAGTTCTTGTGTGGATAATCTTAGCCATTTTAAGTCAAATACTTCTTAAATATACTGCTTTTGGATCCGAACTCTTTGCCATTGGCGAAAGCGAAGAAGCAGCAAGGTTTTGTGGAGTCAAAATAGGGCGCGATAAAATTATGGCCTACGTGCTTTCAGGAGCATTTGCAGCATTTGCCGGACTACTAATGACAGGAAGACTTGACAGTGGAGAACCCAGAGTTGGTGACGGATACGAGTTACTCGCAATTGCAGCTGTAGTGATAGGTGGTGCACCACTTACGGGGGGGAGAGGCAACGCAATAGACACCTTAAGTGGCGTTCTGGTGCTTGGTATTATATCCAACATTTTAAATTTGCTAGGAATTCACCCTTATCCCCAAATGATCTTCAATTCACTTATTTTACTTGCTGCGGTAATTTTAAGAAGTTATCTCAATAGGCAAGAATTATAA